A window of the Polaribacter sp. HaHaR_3_91 genome harbors these coding sequences:
- a CDS encoding NAD(P)H-dependent oxidoreductase — protein sequence MNIIDSLKWRYAVKKFDSEKQLSEVQINTLKEAFNLTASSYGLQPLKLIVIKNKEVQKELVSHSWNQAQILDASHVLVICIPKNYTSVEVENYFTLVQKIRKTPNEIIKPFKEFLTADIEKKTQEELTVWNKNQAYIALGNLMTVCAVERIDACPMEGFIPNKYDEILNLTAQNLQSVLVLPVGFRADDCYMKDLTKVRKDLTETVVEIL from the coding sequence ATGAATATTATAGATAGTTTAAAATGGCGTTATGCCGTTAAAAAGTTTGATTCAGAAAAGCAACTTTCAGAAGTTCAAATAAACACCTTAAAAGAAGCTTTTAACTTAACAGCAAGTTCATACGGACTGCAGCCTTTAAAGTTGATTGTAATTAAAAATAAAGAAGTTCAAAAAGAACTAGTTTCACATTCTTGGAACCAAGCACAAATATTAGATGCTTCTCATGTTTTGGTTATTTGCATTCCTAAAAACTATACAAGTGTAGAAGTAGAAAACTACTTTACATTAGTTCAAAAAATTAGAAAGACTCCTAATGAAATTATAAAACCTTTTAAAGAATTTCTAACTGCAGATATTGAAAAAAAAACACAAGAAGAATTAACCGTATGGAATAAAAACCAAGCATATATTGCACTTGGTAATTTAATGACCGTTTGCGCAGTAGAAAGAATAGATGCCTGCCCAATGGAAGGCTTTATTCCTAATAAATACGACGAAATCCTTAATTTAACCGCTCAAAATTTACAATCAGTATTAGTACTTCCTGTTGGTTTTAGAGCCGACGATTGCTACATGAAAGATTTAACAAAAGTTAGAAAAGACTTAACAGAAACTGTAGTAGAAATATTGTAA
- a CDS encoding Crp/Fnr family transcriptional regulator produces MNVLSFFINNFHKLPPESYQKFLELTELKFFNNKDVLTKTGDKPTDLYILKKGIVRSYYEDENGKEYIRSLFVPFSSTGSFGALVSNKNSLLTYQCLTDCELFVINYKKLKELALVDNDIAVMYANALESIFLLFEKKIYNLSVLDATERYKALKKEIPNIENIIPQYHIASYLNISAVQLSRIRKKIYSK; encoded by the coding sequence ATGAATGTTTTATCCTTTTTTATTAATAATTTCCACAAATTACCTCCTGAATCTTATCAAAAATTTTTAGAGCTCACAGAGTTGAAATTTTTTAATAATAAAGATGTTTTAACTAAAACAGGTGATAAACCTACGGATTTATATATTTTAAAAAAAGGAATTGTTAGATCTTACTATGAAGATGAAAACGGAAAAGAATACATAAGAAGTCTATTTGTACCTTTTAGTTCTACAGGTTCATTTGGAGCTTTAGTTTCTAATAAAAACTCTTTGTTAACCTATCAATGTTTAACTGATTGTGAATTATTTGTTATAAATTATAAAAAATTGAAAGAACTTGCTTTAGTTGATAATGACATTGCAGTTATGTATGCAAATGCTTTGGAAAGCATTTTTTTATTATTTGAAAAAAAAATATATAATTTATCCGTTTTAGATGCAACAGAAAGGTATAAAGCATTAAAAAAAGAGATACCTAATATAGAAAACATTATACCACAATACCACATAGCATCATATTTAAATATTTCTGCTGTGCAATTAAGTCGAATTAGAAAAAAAATATATTCAAAATAA
- a CDS encoding ParA family protein: protein MGKIIAIANQKGGVGKTTTSINLAASLGVLEKKVLLIDADPQANASSGLGIDVETVEYGTYQVLEHSIDAKDAIVKTESPNVDIIPAHIDLVAIEIELVDKEDREYMLKKALVDLKDDYDYILIDCAPSLGLITLNSLVAADSVIIPIQCEYFALEGLGKLLNTIKSVQNIHNSDLDIEGLLLTMFDSRLRLSNQVVDEVRKHFSSMVFDTIIRRNTRLGEAPSYGESIIAYDATSKGAVNYLNLAQELLKKNS from the coding sequence ATGGGTAAAATAATTGCTATTGCAAATCAAAAAGGTGGTGTTGGTAAAACAACTACAAGCATAAATTTAGCTGCTTCTTTAGGTGTTTTAGAGAAAAAAGTTTTGTTGATTGATGCAGATCCGCAAGCAAACGCTTCGTCTGGTTTAGGTATTGATGTTGAAACTGTAGAATATGGAACCTATCAAGTTTTAGAACATTCCATTGATGCAAAAGATGCGATTGTTAAAACCGAGTCTCCAAATGTAGATATTATACCTGCACATATAGATTTAGTAGCTATTGAAATAGAATTGGTAGATAAGGAAGATAGAGAGTATATGTTAAAAAAAGCGTTAGTCGATCTAAAAGACGATTACGATTATATTTTAATAGATTGTGCTCCGTCATTAGGTTTAATTACGTTAAACTCTTTAGTAGCTGCAGATTCTGTAATAATTCCTATTCAGTGTGAATATTTTGCCTTAGAAGGGTTAGGGAAATTATTAAATACCATTAAAAGTGTACAGAATATTCATAATTCTGACTTAGATATAGAAGGCTTACTTTTAACCATGTTCGATTCTCGTTTACGCCTTTCTAATCAAGTAGTTGATGAAGTTAGAAAACATTTTTCTAGTATGGTTTTTGATACTATAATTAGAAGAAATACACGTTTAGGAGAAGCACCAAGTTACGGAGAAAGCATTATTGCATACGATGCAACTAGTAAAGGTGCCGTAAATTACTTAAATTTGGCGCAAGAATTATTAAAAAAGAATTCGTAA
- a CDS encoding DUF5683 domain-containing protein — MFIKNTIFVLFLAFFSASIFGQKDSVNVKDLKIKGDIKIEKGGVYDPLAPSKAAFYSAIFPGMGQIYNKKYWKAPIVWGAMGTSIYYYLDNNKEYHRYRTAYKLRKNNLVDEFTVDGVEILSLETLERAQEQLSENRDMSLLTTAILYVLQIVEASVNAHLLQFNTDDDLSFKPTFINDPTYFEAPKVGLTIKYNF; from the coding sequence GTGTTTATTAAAAATACCATATTTGTTTTATTCCTTGCATTCTTTTCTGCATCTATTTTTGGGCAGAAAGATTCTGTGAATGTGAAAGATTTAAAAATAAAAGGAGATATTAAAATTGAAAAAGGTGGTGTTTACGATCCTTTAGCTCCTTCTAAAGCAGCATTTTATTCTGCTATATTTCCTGGAATGGGACAAATTTACAATAAGAAATATTGGAAAGCACCCATTGTTTGGGGTGCTATGGGTACTAGTATTTACTATTATTTAGACAATAATAAAGAATACCATAGATACAGAACTGCCTACAAACTTAGAAAGAATAATTTAGTAGACGAATTTACGGTAGATGGTGTGGAGATTCTTTCTCTTGAAACACTAGAAAGAGCACAAGAACAGTTAAGCGAAAATAGAGACATGTCTCTATTAACCACTGCTATTTTGTACGTTTTACAGATTGTAGAAGCAAGTGTAAATGCACATTTATTACAATTTAATACCGATGATGATTTATCATTTAAACCTACTTTTATTAACGATCCTACTTATTTTGAAGCTCCAAAAGTAGGTCTAACAATTAAATATAATTTTTAA
- the dapB gene encoding 4-hydroxy-tetrahydrodipicolinate reductase translates to MKIALLGYGRMGKEIEKIALSRGHEIVIKKDVDDVIDITLADVAIDFSVPSSAYNNITNCINNNVPVISGTTGWLDKYEDAVALCKEKNSAFIYASNFSLGVNIFFELNKQLAKMMSSLEDYNISMEEIHHTKKLDAPSGTAITLAEGIIENSSKNNWELDEKTSEENIPIVAKRIPEVPGTHTVWYDSEVDSIEIKHTAHSRKGFALGAVVAAEWIVGKQGVFSMKDVLNIG, encoded by the coding sequence ATGAAGATTGCACTATTAGGATATGGAAGAATGGGGAAAGAAATTGAAAAAATTGCTTTATCTCGTGGACATGAAATCGTAATAAAAAAAGACGTAGATGACGTTATTGACATTACGTTAGCTGACGTTGCCATTGATTTTAGCGTACCTTCTTCTGCTTATAATAATATTACCAACTGTATTAATAACAACGTTCCTGTAATTTCTGGAACAACAGGATGGTTAGACAAATATGAGGATGCAGTAGCTCTTTGTAAAGAAAAAAACAGCGCGTTTATTTATGCTTCCAATTTTAGTTTAGGAGTAAATATCTTCTTTGAATTGAATAAGCAATTGGCAAAAATGATGAGTTCTTTAGAGGATTACAATATCTCTATGGAAGAAATTCATCATACAAAAAAATTAGATGCTCCAAGTGGAACAGCCATTACGTTGGCAGAGGGAATTATAGAAAATTCTTCTAAAAACAATTGGGAGTTGGATGAAAAAACATCCGAAGAAAATATTCCTATTGTTGCAAAAAGAATTCCTGAAGTTCCAGGAACACACACCGTTTGGTACGATTCTGAAGTAGATTCTATAGAAATAAAACACACAGCACACAGTAGAAAAGGTTTTGCTTTAGGTGCCGTTGTTGCAGCTGAATGGATTGTAGGGAAACAAGGAGTTTTCTCTATGAAAGATGTGTTAAACATAGGTTAA
- a CDS encoding aminoacyl-histidine dipeptidase → MSKAVRNLEPKIVWNHFADLNAVPRPSKKEERVIQFMVDFGKKLNLETFVDKVGNVIIKKPATKGLEDRKTVVLQSHLDMVHQKNSATVFDFDKEGIKMLIEGDWVTADGTTLGADNGLGVAAIMAIFSSDDLEHPNLEALFTIDEETGMTGAMGLEGGILEGEILLNLDTEEDDEIGMGCAGGVDVTATRSYAEEDVSENATAYSITVKGLNGGHSGMDIIKELGNANKIMNRLLFDGFTNFGLQISEINGGSLRNAIPRESTAIVTVDIISKEAFLLETNLLINNIKEEFSTIEPNLTVDIQESTLPNKVMELGVQEGLLKSIYAAHNGVYRMSPNIKGLVETSNNIARVIVKDGSIKIGCLTRSSSESNKLDLANSLKSAFELSGFDVDLSGEYPGWQPNVNSAILDVVSNLYETLHGEKADVAACHAGLECGILGQNYPEMDMVSFGPTIRGAHSPDEKASISSTQKFWKFLIEILKNIPKK, encoded by the coding sequence ATGAGTAAAGCAGTAAGAAATTTAGAACCTAAAATTGTTTGGAATCACTTTGCAGATTTAAATGCAGTGCCTCGTCCTTCTAAAAAAGAAGAACGTGTAATTCAGTTCATGGTAGATTTTGGTAAAAAATTAAACTTAGAAACTTTTGTAGATAAAGTTGGAAATGTCATTATTAAAAAACCAGCTACAAAAGGTTTAGAAGATAGAAAAACTGTTGTTTTACAGAGCCATTTAGATATGGTTCATCAAAAAAACTCAGCTACTGTTTTCGATTTTGATAAGGAAGGTATTAAAATGCTAATTGAAGGTGATTGGGTTACTGCAGACGGAACAACATTAGGTGCAGATAACGGTTTAGGAGTTGCCGCTATTATGGCTATTTTTTCTTCTGATGATCTTGAACACCCAAACCTAGAAGCACTTTTTACGATTGATGAAGAAACTGGTATGACTGGTGCAATGGGACTTGAAGGCGGGATTTTAGAAGGAGAAATTCTTTTAAATTTAGACACAGAAGAAGATGATGAAATTGGCATGGGCTGCGCCGGTGGCGTAGATGTTACTGCTACAAGAAGTTATGCTGAAGAAGATGTTTCTGAAAATGCTACCGCTTATTCAATTACTGTAAAAGGTTTAAATGGTGGACATTCTGGAATGGATATTATTAAAGAATTAGGAAACGCAAACAAAATTATGAACCGTTTATTATTTGATGGTTTCACCAATTTTGGTTTACAAATTTCTGAAATAAATGGAGGTAGTTTACGTAACGCAATTCCTAGAGAAAGTACTGCAATTGTAACTGTAGACATCATTTCTAAAGAAGCTTTTCTTTTAGAAACCAATTTACTTATCAACAATATAAAAGAAGAGTTTTCAACAATAGAACCCAACTTAACAGTTGATATTCAAGAATCTACACTTCCAAATAAAGTCATGGAATTAGGCGTTCAGGAAGGTTTATTAAAGTCTATTTACGCTGCTCATAACGGAGTCTATAGAATGAGTCCGAATATTAAAGGATTGGTAGAAACCTCTAATAATATTGCTCGAGTAATTGTAAAAGATGGAAGCATAAAAATTGGATGTTTAACACGATCATCATCAGAAAGTAATAAATTAGATTTAGCAAATTCTTTAAAATCTGCTTTTGAATTATCTGGTTTTGATGTAGATTTATCTGGTGAATACCCAGGATGGCAACCGAATGTAAACTCAGCAATTTTAGACGTAGTTTCTAATTTATATGAAACTTTACATGGTGAGAAAGCAGATGTAGCAGCTTGTCACGCTGGTTTAGAATGTGGAATCTTAGGTCAGAATTACCCAGAAATGGATATGGTTTCTTTTGGACCAACTATTAGAGGAGCGCACTCTCCAGACGAAAAAGCATCTATTTCATCAACACAAAAATTCTGGAAATTTTTAATTGAAATTTTAAAGAACATTCCAAAGAAATAG
- a CDS encoding DUF6122 family protein, which yields MSKFIIHYSLHFIIPALIAYLFFKDNWKKVYLIFLCSMLVDLDHLLATPIFKENRCSINFHPLHSYIAIGFYAVGLVFKKTRILCIALLFHMITDYIDCYL from the coding sequence ATGTCAAAATTTATAATACACTATTCCCTACATTTTATAATACCTGCACTTATAGCCTATTTATTTTTTAAAGATAATTGGAAAAAGGTTTACTTAATCTTTTTGTGTTCTATGTTGGTCGATTTAGATCATTTATTAGCCACTCCTATTTTTAAAGAGAATAGATGCAGTATCAACTTTCATCCATTGCATTCTTACATAGCTATTGGCTTTTATGCAGTAGGTTTGGTTTTTAAGAAAACGAGAATACTCTGTATAGCACTCTTATTTCATATGATAACAGATTATATAGATTGTTATTTGTAG
- a CDS encoding WbqC family protein — MSLFIPTYFGPISQYTEIVKSDAVVFEMEDNFQKQSYRNRCYIFNSNGKQLLNIPVKDKNKGTSQRKKTKDLLVDNDALWQDHHLKSLQTAYRTSPFYEFYEDDLLKIFHKKYTFLQDVNIDTHLFITDALQISQQYSKTAEYLVETTEPDFRELVNVKNQPKKTPDSYIQMFDDKHGFIPNLSILDLIFMEGPNAISYL, encoded by the coding sequence ATGTCTCTATTTATACCTACATATTTTGGCCCAATTTCTCAGTATACAGAGATTGTAAAATCTGATGCTGTTGTTTTTGAAATGGAAGACAACTTCCAAAAACAAAGCTATAGAAACAGATGTTACATCTTTAACTCTAACGGAAAACAGTTATTAAACATCCCTGTTAAGGATAAAAATAAAGGTACTTCTCAGCGTAAAAAAACAAAAGATTTACTGGTAGATAATGATGCTCTTTGGCAAGACCATCATTTAAAATCTTTACAAACAGCATATAGAACCTCTCCTTTTTACGAGTTTTATGAAGATGATTTATTAAAAATATTTCATAAAAAATATACATTTTTACAAGACGTAAATATAGACACACATTTGTTTATTACAGATGCATTACAAATATCTCAACAATATTCTAAAACAGCAGAATACCTTGTAGAAACTACAGAACCTGATTTTAGAGAACTTGTAAATGTAAAAAATCAACCAAAAAAAACACCCGATTCTTACATTCAAATGTTTGATGATAAACATGGATTTATTCCTAATTTATCAATTTTAGACTTAATCTTCATGGAAGGACCAAATGCCATTAGCTATTTATAA
- a CDS encoding ParB/RepB/Spo0J family partition protein — MAKATKKQALGRGLSALLQESSNVISASDKNADKLVGSIIEIELDLIDVNPFQPRTYFDEEALRELASSIKELGVIQPITVRKLEGNKFQLVSGERRFRASKLIGNKTVPAYIRLANDQEMLEMALVENIQRKNLDPIEVALSYQRLIDEIQLTQEELSTRVGKKRSTVTNYLRLLKLDPILQTGMRDGFISMGHGRAMINVENTEDQLAIYEKILRDKLSVRQTEDLVKSLKSGTIAKPKKKPVPSFIKSSVKDISEYFGHKIDVTVGNNGKGKISIPFHSEEDFNRIKNLLK, encoded by the coding sequence ATGGCAAAAGCAACCAAAAAACAAGCTTTAGGACGAGGGTTATCAGCTTTATTGCAAGAATCTTCTAATGTAATTTCTGCATCAGATAAAAATGCAGACAAACTTGTTGGAAGTATTATTGAAATAGAATTAGATTTAATTGATGTAAATCCTTTTCAACCTAGAACTTATTTTGATGAAGAAGCATTAAGAGAATTAGCAAGTTCTATAAAAGAATTAGGTGTAATTCAGCCAATCACAGTTAGAAAACTAGAAGGAAATAAGTTTCAATTGGTTTCTGGTGAGCGTCGTTTTAGAGCATCAAAATTAATTGGAAACAAAACAGTACCGGCATATATAAGACTTGCCAACGACCAAGAAATGCTAGAAATGGCCTTGGTAGAAAATATTCAGCGTAAAAATTTAGACCCAATAGAAGTTGCTTTATCTTACCAACGTTTAATAGATGAAATTCAATTAACGCAAGAAGAATTAAGTACAAGAGTTGGTAAAAAACGATCTACAGTAACCAATTACTTACGTTTGTTAAAGTTAGATCCAATTTTACAAACAGGTATGCGAGACGGTTTTATTTCTATGGGGCATGGTCGTGCTATGATTAATGTAGAAAATACAGAAGATCAATTAGCTATTTACGAGAAAATTTTAAGAGATAAATTATCTGTAAGACAAACAGAAGATTTAGTAAAAAGCTTAAAATCTGGTACCATTGCAAAACCAAAGAAAAAACCAGTACCAAGTTTCATTAAAAGTAGTGTTAAAGATATTAGTGAATACTTTGGTCATAAAATAGACGTTACTGTTGGTAACAATGGTAAAGGAAAAATTTCGATTCCTTTTCATTCTGAAGAAGATTTTAATCGAATAAAAAACTTATTAAAATAA
- a CDS encoding DUF2851 family protein yields MNEDFLHYVWKYQLFSVHDLKTTTNEDVSILKVGIHNYNSGPDFLNAQLKIDDQLWAGNVEIHLKSSDWYVHHHEIDENYDAVILHVVWEDDATVFMKNNKPLPVLVLKDFVLASALHNYRNLFSTKQNWVSCEKEISTVDDFTLDNWKERLFFERLERKSIEMNKVLLDNQNDFEAVLFQLLAKNFGLKVNGDVFFNLATSFDFSTLRKVRFDETQLAALLFGQAGFLEEVVDSEYHQQLKTSYNYLQHKYNLEPIGKVQFSFFRMRPPNFPTIRIAQLIALYHCHQNLFSKMMQIETLKEFYNLFEIDVHPFWKTHYTFETASKLSPKKLTKSFVDLLLINTIIPLKFSYQKNRGEVNEMEFLKILKKIKPEKNSIISKFDEIGVQSKNAYETQSLLELKNNYCAKKRCLQCAIGVRLLSEK; encoded by the coding sequence ATGAATGAGGATTTTCTTCATTATGTATGGAAATATCAATTGTTTTCTGTTCACGATTTAAAAACAACTACTAACGAAGACGTTTCTATTTTAAAAGTTGGAATCCATAATTATAACTCAGGTCCTGATTTTTTAAATGCGCAACTTAAAATTGATGACCAATTGTGGGCGGGCAATGTAGAAATTCATTTAAAATCGTCTGATTGGTATGTACATCATCATGAAATTGATGAAAATTATGATGCCGTTATTTTACATGTTGTTTGGGAAGATGATGCAACTGTTTTTATGAAAAATAACAAGCCTTTACCTGTTTTGGTTTTAAAAGATTTTGTGCTTGCTTCTGCTTTACATAATTATCGGAATTTATTTTCGACTAAACAAAATTGGGTTTCTTGTGAAAAAGAAATTAGTACTGTAGATGATTTTACTTTGGATAATTGGAAAGAACGATTATTTTTTGAGCGTTTAGAACGAAAATCGATTGAAATGAATAAAGTTTTGTTGGACAATCAAAACGATTTTGAAGCAGTTCTATTTCAGTTATTAGCCAAAAACTTTGGATTGAAAGTAAATGGTGATGTCTTTTTTAATTTGGCAACTTCTTTCGATTTTTCAACTCTTAGAAAAGTAAGGTTTGATGAAACTCAATTAGCTGCTTTGTTATTTGGACAAGCAGGGTTTTTAGAGGAGGTTGTTGATAGCGAATATCATCAGCAATTAAAAACAAGCTACAATTATTTGCAGCATAAATATAACTTAGAACCGATAGGAAAAGTGCAGTTTTCATTTTTTAGAATGCGACCACCTAATTTCCCAACCATTCGTATTGCTCAATTAATTGCTTTATATCATTGCCATCAAAATTTATTTTCTAAAATGATGCAAATAGAAACCTTAAAAGAATTTTATAATTTGTTTGAGATTGATGTACATCCGTTTTGGAAAACACATTATACATTTGAAACCGCTTCAAAATTATCTCCTAAAAAGTTGACAAAATCCTTTGTAGATTTATTATTGATCAACACCATTATTCCACTAAAGTTTTCATATCAAAAAAATAGGGGAGAAGTGAATGAAATGGAATTTTTAAAGATTCTAAAAAAAATAAAACCAGAAAAAAATAGTATTATTTCTAAGTTTGATGAAATTGGAGTTCAATCTAAAAATGCTTATGAAACACAGTCTTTATTAGAGCTTAAAAACAACTATTGCGCAAAGAAACGATGTTTACAGTGCGCAATAGGAGTTCGGTTGTTAAGCGAAAAATAA
- the lepB gene encoding signal peptidase I, with amino-acid sequence MTYLEWFIFFLAIQVIHFLGTWKLYVKAGRKAWEAAVPIYNGIILMQIIKRPKWWIILLFIPIVNLLMFPVIWIETIRTFGFYKKLDSFLVIVTLGLYIFYINYATDAKYNAERSLKPRSELGEWVSSIAFAIIAATLVHTYFMQPFTIPTSSLEKSLLVGDYLFVSKFHYGARVPSTVIAAPMVHDSLPFTGTASYLKSPQLPYTRLPGLQKIKNNDIVCFNWPADTLATMWGDTSGKFTYKPVDKKTNYVKRSVGIAGDSLEIKDGYVYINGQKNKLPYRAKIQFYYTYEAKSAIDRNNFPQFLINKERTGVYKILNEYWNNPKVQEAFEKSANLSKIGSDSLYTEVAGGVSQDLASRLKMTNVANKININLTEDEFNQLKKHPSTVSVKKVNYRADVGIFPHIKENQWSQDNMGPIYIPKAGATVKIDAKSLPYYEQIIKNYENNDLQIVGDNIFINGKKADSYTFKQDYYWMMGDNRHNSLDARYYGYTPFDHVLGKPVMVWFSWDANAASFGEKIKSIRWDRMFTTVHGDGEPVSYRYFVFALIGLYFGYSFYRGKKAKK; translated from the coding sequence ATGACTTATTTAGAGTGGTTTATATTTTTTTTAGCAATACAAGTAATTCATTTTTTAGGTACTTGGAAATTATATGTTAAAGCTGGTAGAAAAGCTTGGGAAGCTGCAGTGCCTATCTATAACGGAATTATTTTAATGCAAATTATAAAGAGACCTAAATGGTGGATCATTTTATTATTTATTCCGATTGTAAACTTATTAATGTTTCCTGTTATTTGGATTGAAACTATTAGAACTTTTGGTTTCTATAAAAAATTAGATTCGTTTTTAGTTATTGTTACTTTAGGTTTGTATATTTTTTACATCAATTATGCAACAGATGCAAAGTACAATGCAGAAAGAAGCTTAAAACCACGCTCTGAACTAGGTGAATGGGTTAGTTCTATTGCTTTTGCAATTATTGCGGCAACTTTGGTACATACCTATTTTATGCAACCTTTTACCATACCAACTTCTTCTTTAGAAAAATCTTTATTGGTAGGAGATTATCTTTTTGTAAGTAAGTTTCATTACGGAGCTAGAGTTCCATCTACAGTAATTGCAGCACCAATGGTACATGATTCTTTACCATTTACAGGAACTGCTTCTTACTTAAAAAGTCCGCAATTACCATATACACGTTTACCTGGTTTACAGAAAATTAAAAACAACGATATTGTTTGTTTCAATTGGCCTGCAGATACATTAGCAACTATGTGGGGAGATACTTCTGGAAAATTCACCTACAAACCGGTAGATAAAAAAACCAACTACGTAAAACGAAGTGTTGGTATAGCAGGAGATTCTTTAGAAATTAAAGATGGTTACGTTTATATAAACGGACAAAAAAACAAATTACCGTACAGAGCAAAAATTCAATTTTATTATACTTACGAAGCGAAGTCTGCAATAGACAGAAACAATTTTCCACAGTTTTTAATCAATAAAGAAAGAACAGGAGTTTATAAAATTTTAAATGAATATTGGAACAATCCAAAGGTTCAAGAAGCTTTTGAAAAGAGTGCTAACTTATCTAAAATAGGTTCAGATTCTTTATATACAGAAGTTGCAGGTGGTGTTTCTCAAGATTTAGCAAGTCGTTTAAAAATGACGAATGTAGCTAACAAGATAAATATTAATTTAACCGAAGACGAATTTAATCAACTTAAAAAACACCCTTCTACAGTATCTGTAAAAAAGGTTAATTATAGAGCTGATGTTGGTATTTTTCCTCATATAAAAGAAAATCAATGGAGTCAAGATAATATGGGACCAATTTACATTCCTAAAGCTGGAGCAACTGTAAAAATTGATGCCAAATCTTTACCATATTACGAGCAAATTATTAAAAATTATGAAAACAACGATTTACAAATTGTTGGAGATAATATTTTTATTAATGGTAAAAAAGCAGATTCCTATACCTTTAAACAAGATTATTATTGGATGATGGGAGATAACAGACACAACTCTTTAGATGCACGTTATTATGGCTACACTCCTTTCGATCATGTATTAGGGAAACCCGTAATGGTTTGGTTTAGCTGGGATGCAAATGCGGCATCTTTTGGTGAGAAAATAAAATCTATTCGTTGGGATAGAATGTTTACAACTGTACATGGAGACGGAGAGCCTGTTTCTTATAGATATTTTGTATTTGCATTAATTGGTTTATATTTTGGATATAGTTTTTACAGAGGAAAAAAAGCTAAGAAATAG